The Enoplosus armatus isolate fEnoArm2 chromosome 5, fEnoArm2.hap1, whole genome shotgun sequence genome contains the following window.
GACGACGGCTGGGTCAAGAGAGTAAGAGGTCTCACTTCGCCTCTATTTTCTGAAACTTACAAACCACATACAGACAGACTGTTTCTATTGGCCTCAGTCAGATGTAGGTcaaagaaatgtagaaaatattgTTGCAGATCATCTTCTCCCGCCtcaatgaaataaagaaaaggatgACGACACTCacttatataaaatatacataataattAACTTACAGAGCAGAATGTGACGATGCAACCATCTGTGCATTTATGTACATAATagagttgtgtgttttgattgtgaattgttttttttgtttttttttccagagttGTGCATTACCATGAGCggaacaaataaaatgaaatgaaatctacATGCCCCAAGTGATGCCAGAGCTCAGGAAAAGGTCGGGCCAATCAAATGGTGTGACAGATAAACTTGATTGtttgataatataataacataaaaaaataaaaacaacagtacCATGCATTACCATTGCCTGCTAGCTGCAGCACAACTTGTGTTtctatttaattaattaatttccaaCATGTTTGGACTCTGCCGACGTTGCGCTTACAATCTCGTTTTATTTCGGCATCATACAAAAAGCACTGTGATCTTCACACTCAACACACAATCTTTGGCACGTCGTGACGCTGCAACGTTCGACGGCGCCCTCACGCCAGCCAATCCCATCACGCGGTTCAAGGAAAGTCACGGAGCGTGCGTGTTGACACTGCGCCCGCTTTTGAAAACACTTGAACGGGTCCTCCATACTTCGTTCGTCCGTCGTGTCTGGCGGTTTTGTCGAAGATGAACAGCGTCGGAGAGGCCTGCACCGACCTGAAGCGGGAGTACGACCAGTGCTTCAACCGCTGGTTCGCCGAGAAGTTCCTGAAGGGGGACCGCAGCGGCGACCCGTGCACCGAGACCTTCCGGAAGTACCAGCGGTGCGTGCAGAAGGCCATCAAGG
Protein-coding sequences here:
- the triap1 gene encoding TP53-regulated inhibitor of apoptosis 1; this translates as MNSVGEACTDLKREYDQCFNRWFAEKFLKGDRSGDPCTETFRKYQRCVQKAIKEKDIPIDGVEFMGPNKDKPES